The Anticarsia gemmatalis isolate Benzon Research Colony breed Stoneville strain chromosome 29, ilAntGemm2 primary, whole genome shotgun sequence genome window below encodes:
- the LOC142985311 gene encoding uncharacterized protein LOC142985311 has protein sequence MFGQYSLDRTPVKRVSKSKADPGSNSPTDRPAGQNARRSVGEREPARVTSPTRRPPPTTVTTPSPKHMPTLATITVTKKKRAPIRCLEGELPSRLQISPTSPPKSRREEANSWFAKGHRALSESRNLRGDIKETLKAALSHLMRLFKEAEAGSTVEGGTERDESEGTGVTEQIGKDNPPPACSVSLENVRALMERVEENNRILKENRERLDLLVERPQLSYANAVRAESSREPATLHSVIVTSKNEEDTGEEVLEKVRKTIDAKNGWVKVERVRKARDRKIVLGCKTKEEREKVMSKLKDSGGQLVAEEVKNKDPLLVLRDVLTVHSDVEVLGALRSQNAGVFGALADGDDRMEVKYRRKARNPHNANIILRVSPTIWARAVAAGRLKVDLQNVRVEDQSPLVQCTRCLAYGHSKRLCREPADLCSHCGGPHMRDKCADMAAGEPPACRNCARAGAAHVQHNAFSAECPVRRKWDALARASVAYC, from the coding sequence ATGTTTGGTCAATACTCCCTAGACAGGACGCCCGTGAAAAGGGTGTCAAAATCGAAGGCAGATCCCGGCTCCAACAGCCCGACAGACCGACCCGCGGGACAAAACGCGAGACGGAGTGTCGGCGAGCGGGAGCCTGCCAGGGTTACCAGCCCTACAAGAAGGCCCCCCCCTACTACAGTGACAACCCCGTCTCCAAAACACATGCCAACCTTGGCCACCATAACGGTGACCAAGAAGAAACGGGCTCCCATACGGTGCCTGGAAGGAGAGCTTCCCTCCAGGCTCCAGATTTCACCTACGAGCCCCCCAAAGAGCCGAAGAGAGGAAGCCAACTCATGGTTCGCCAAGGGGCACAGGGCCCTCTCTGAGTCTCGCAACCTTAGGGGGGACATAAAGGAGACCCTAAAGGCGGCCCTCAGCCACCTAATGAGACTCTTTAAAGAGGCGGAAGCGGGGTCCACTGTAGAAGGGGGGACAGAAAGAGACGAAAGTGAGGGAACCGGGGTGACGGAGCAGATAGGGAAGGATAATCCCCCCCCTGCCTGCTCCGTCTCCCTGGAGAATGTCAGGGCCTTAATGGAAAGAGTGGAAGAGAATAATAGGATTCTGAAGGAAAACAGGGAACGCCTGGATCTACTGGTGGAGAGACCGCAGCTGAGCTACGCCAACGCAGTCCGAGCGGAAAGCAGTAGGGAGCCTGCGACTCTTCACTCAGTAATAGTGACATCAAAGAATGAAGAGGACACTGGAGAGGAAGTATTAGAGAAGGTAAGAAAGACTATAGATGCGAAGAATGGATGGGTGAAAGTTGAAAGAGTGCGGAAAGCTAGGGATAGGAAAATAGTACTAGGATGTAAGACGAAGGAAGAAAGGGAAAAAGTAATGAGCAAGCTGAAGGACAGCGGGGGTCAACTCGTCGCCGAGGAGGTCAAAAACAAGGACCCGCTTCTGGTCCTGAGGGACGTCCTGACCGTTCACAGCGATGTGGAGGTACTGGGCGCCCTTCGGAGCCAGAATGCGGGTGTTTTTGGCGCCCTCGCCGACGGGGACGATAGAATGGAGGTCAAGTACAGGAGAAAAGCGCGGAACCCCCACAACGCAAACATCATCTTGAGGGTGTCTCCAACAATATGGGCAAGGGCAGTGGCTGCGGGGAGACTGAAGGTCGACCTGCAGAACGTGCGAGTTGAGGACCAGTCGCCGCTGGTGCAGTGCACCCGGTGCCTCGCATACGGACACAGCAAGCGCCTCTGCAGGGAGCCAGCCGATCTCTGCAGCCACTGCGGAGGCCCGCACATGAGGGACAAGTGCGCAGATATGGCAGCGGGAGAACCACCAGCATGTCGCAACTGCGCCCGGGCGGGCGCGGCCCACGTCCAGCACAACGCATTCAGTGCTGAATGCCCAGTGCGAAGGAAGTGGGACGCTCTGGCCCGAGCGTCAGTTGCCTACTGCTAA
- the LOC142984972 gene encoding uncharacterized protein LOC142984972: MDCNRHASFLQTNLNHCAGAQDLLLQSLAQWQVHVAVACEPYFVPPHSNWAGDLDSSVAVVVRMGVGPPLVVIEKGAGYVVVSWGEYTIIGVYFSPNRSLAEFEIFLDSVRAAVSRRSPGPIVVLGDFNAKSRAWGCPVTDGRGEAVQVWGLLSGLSLLNMGTAHTCVRHNGGSVVDLSFASPVVARRVVGWRVEEGVETLSDHLYVRFERLPSYEDQPTEPEERTPDVGHATGELRTGREPMPNWRNCGSSMELPSELYNWP; the protein is encoded by the exons ATGGATTGTaatcgacatgctagcttccttcAAACGAATCTCAACCACTGCGCGGGGGCACAGGATCTTCTCCTTCagtccctcgcgcagtggcaggtgcatgtggcggtggcttgTGAGCCATACTTCGTCCCCCCCCactctaactgggccggggacctcgatAGTTcagtggcggtggtggtccggatgggcGTTGGCCCCCCTCTCGTTGTCATTGAAAAGGGGGCGGGCTATGTCGTAGTCAGCTGGGGGGAATACACCATTATTGGGGtatacttctcccccaaccgctccctggcagagttcgagATATTcttggactctgtcagggcggctgtGTCTCGCCGGTCGCCGGGGCCCATCGTAGTCCTCGGCGACTTTAACGCGAAGTCCCGAGCGTGGGGttgccccgtcacggacgggaggggggaggcagTCCAAGTCTGGGggctcctctccgggctgtccctgctcaacaTGGGGACAGCCCACACCTGCGTGCGGCATAACGGGGGGTCTGTTGTCGACCTGTCGTTTGCCAGTCCTGTGGTCGCGCGCAGAGTGGTTGGATGGAGGGTCGAAGAAGGGGTTGAGACCCTCTCGGACCACCTCTATGTCCGGTTTGAG AGATTGCCGAGCTACGAAGATCAGCCAACGGAGCCCGAAGAGCGCACGCCCGATGTCGGACACGCAACCGGCGagctccggaccgggagggagccgatgcCGAACTGGCGGAATTGCGGGAGCAGTATGGAGCTGCCAAGCGAGCTTtacaactggccataa